The following proteins come from a genomic window of Aerosakkonema funiforme FACHB-1375:
- a CDS encoding pentapeptide repeat-containing protein, translated as MDGNELKRRYAAGETNFSGANLSGVNLYGADLIGISLPTADLHGATLVFAYLNRAILRKANLIGTKLCGANLNQATLTSANLHNADLHGATLQNADLRGTNLTLAYLLDANLIGADLRGANLSGANLTGACLRGANLREEARVYVATMRGAKLRRADLRGANLTGVDLAKVDLSGANLSEATLREVNLCGADLSEANLSGAFLTEANLSEANLRYANMTNVKLERAKLLEADMTGVNLRGSLLADAKLNKAQLSKANMSACRLVRADLSRANLSEANLSDSDLIEAYLARTNLTNANLSKANFTRAELSSAYLTGANMSGTTMPDGIIQGY; from the coding sequence ATGGATGGTAACGAACTAAAAAGGCGATACGCTGCTGGGGAAACAAATTTTAGCGGTGCGAACCTCAGCGGTGTAAACTTATATGGTGCGGATTTGATCGGAATTTCTCTGCCTACAGCAGATTTGCATGGCGCTACTCTAGTTTTTGCATATCTGAATCGGGCTATACTCAGAAAGGCAAATTTAATTGGTACAAAGTTATGCGGTGCCAACTTAAACCAGGCTACCCTTACTTCTGCAAATTTACACAATGCCGATTTGCACGGCGCAACTTTACAAAATGCCGATTTGCGCGGTACGAATTTGACTTTAGCATACCTACTGGATGCTAATTTGATCGGTGCAGATTTACGCGGTGCAAATCTCAGCGGTGCTAATTTGACCGGTGCTTGCTTGCGGGGTGCAAACTTGCGGGAGGAAGCGAGAGTTTACGTTGCTACTATGCGCGGTGCTAAGTTGCGTAGAGCAGACTTGAGAGGTGCGAACTTGACAGGTGTAGATTTGGCGAAAGTTGACTTAAGCGGTGCGAATTTGAGCGAGGCAACTTTACGCGAGGTAAATTTGTGTGGTGCGGATTTATCTGAAGCTAATTTGAGCGGTGCGTTTCTCACGGAAGCTAATTTAAGCGAAGCTAATTTGCGCTATGCCAACATGACTAATGTTAAGTTGGAACGGGCAAAATTGCTGGAAGCAGACATGACTGGTGTGAATTTGCGCGGTTCTCTATTAGCTGACGCTAAGTTGAATAAAGCGCAGTTGAGTAAGGCTAATATGAGTGCTTGTCGGCTGGTCAGAGCAGATTTAAGTCGGGCAAATTTATCTGAAGCTAATTTAAGCGATTCCGATTTGATTGAAGCTTACTTAGCGAGGACAAATTTGACTAATGCGAATTTGAGTA